From the genome of Gracilinanus agilis isolate LMUSP501 chromosome 2, AgileGrace, whole genome shotgun sequence, one region includes:
- the PFN3 gene encoding profilin-3, translated as MGDWKTYISAVLRDKRIDDVAIVGHSDNRCVWASRPGGLLAAISPQEVGILTGHDRRSFLQSGISLGGRRCCVIRDHLLEDGDGVLDARTKGLDGRSICVGLTPKALLVLMGRRGVHGGSLNKTTHHLIKGLRFQGM; from the coding sequence ATGGGCGACTGGAAGACGTACATCAGCGCCGTACTGCGGGACAAGCGTATAGATGACGTCGCCATTGTGGGCCATTCAGACAACCGTTGCGTCTGGGCCTCGAGGCCTGGAGGCTTGCTGGCTGCCATATCCCCGCAGGAAGTGGGCATACTCACGGGCCATGACCGCCGCAGCTTCTTGCAGTCTGGGATTAGCCTGGGAGGTCGACGCTGCTGCGTCATTCGCGACCATCTGCTAGAAGACGGCGATGGCGTTCTGGACGCTAGGACCAAGGGACTGGATGGTCGCTCCATATGCGTGGGACTCACACCCAAGGCCCTGCTGGTGCTCATGGGCCGACGAGGGGTGCACGGGGGCTCTCTTAACAAGACTACTCACCATCTTATCAAGGGCCTGCGGTTCCAGGGTATGTAG